Proteins from a genomic interval of Trifolium pratense cultivar HEN17-A07 linkage group LG6, ARS_RC_1.1, whole genome shotgun sequence:
- the LOC123890645 gene encoding transcription repressor OFP16-like has product MPTTMTTEKRRKNNNFKRLNYLCFSTFINPFTPPSTSLLQNQQQIDHNRPSLSTASATSSSLIIKNFNTLYHHQNQTTETDSEPEPADFATAFASNRFFFSSPGRSNSIVESSSSSSSSSSLTATVPAPVNDSENYKSKAIFDGSVAVPTYSPDPYVDFRRSMQEMVEARPELMNDVKSNWDTLHELLLSYLSLNPKSTHKFILGAFSDLIVTLMSLSSSSSSSSCSYPPPPQNSNGGGCGGGC; this is encoded by the coding sequence ATGCCAACTACAATGACaacagaaaaaagaagaaaaaacaataatttcaaACGCCTTAATTATCTATGTTTCTCAACTTTCATAAACCCTTTCACTCCTCCTTCAACATCTCTTCTTCAAAACCAACAACAAATTGATCACAACCGTCCATCTCTCTCCACCGCTTCCGCCACGTCATcatcattaataataaaaaacttcAACACACTCTACCACCACCAAAACCAAACCACCGAAACTGATTCCGAACCCGAACCCGCAGATTTCGCAACCGCCTTCGCCTCTAACcgtttctttttctcttctccCGGTCGATCCAACTCCATCGTTGAATCCTCTTCATCTTCCTCTTCATCCTCGTCATTAACAGCCACGGTACCGGCGCCGGTGAATGATTCCGAAAACTACAAAAGTAAAGCAATTTTCGACGGAAGTGTGGCGGTGCCAACTTACTCGCCGGATCCTTACGTCGATTTCCGACGGTCAATGCAAGAAATGGTGGAAGCACGACCGGAGTTGATGAACGATGTGAAGTCCAATTGGGATACATTACACGAGCTTCTTCTTAGTTATCTTTCTCTTAATCCAAAAAGTACACACAAATTCATTCTCGGTGCTTTTTCTGATCTTATCGTTACTCTTATGTcattatcttcttcttcatcttcttcttcttgttcttatCCACCACCGCCGCAGAATTCTAACGGTGGTGGCTGTGGCGGTGGATGTTAA
- the LOC123889888 gene encoding uncharacterized protein LOC123889888, producing the protein MFTKGPDKNPFRWVREKEVYFIETLTGRQGMTRDPVMRSAANGMQNDFTEDELSDQILRQAQNFLPHKYEVVSMVLFQKVRLICYQGMLLCAKFCRKGVQ; encoded by the exons ATGTTCACTAAAGGACCTGACAAAAACCCATTTAGATGGGTCAGAGAG AAGGAAGTGTATTTCATCGAGACACTTACTGGAAGACAAGGAATGACGAGGGATCCG GTGATGAGGAGTGCTGCTAATGGAATGCAGAATGATTTCACTGAGGATGAATTGTCAGATCAGATTCTGCGGCAAGCTCAGAATTTTCTACCACACAAGTATGAAGTAGTATCAATGGTTCTCTTCCAAAAAGTAAGGCTTATATGTTACCAGGGGATGCTTCTATGTGCAAAGTTCTGCAGAAAAG GTGTTCAATGA